From the Manis javanica isolate MJ-LG chromosome 11, MJ_LKY, whole genome shotgun sequence genome, one window contains:
- the TRAF6 gene encoding TNF receptor-associated factor 6, whose amino-acid sequence MSLLNCENSCGSSQSEGDCCAAMASSCSTAAKDDSVSGTASTGNLSSSFVEEIQGYDVEFDPPLESKYECPICLMALREAVQTPCGHRFCKACIIKSIRDAGHKCPVDNEILLENQLFPDNFAKREILSLMVKCPNEGCLHKMELRHLEDHQAHCEFALMNCLQCQHLFQKCQLNIHILKECPRRQVSCINCAALMAFEEKEIHDQTCPLANVICEYCDTMLIREQMPNHYDLDCPTAPIPCTFSTFGCHEKMQRNHLARHLQENTQSHMRMLAQAVQSLSLALAPMPPIRDMFPYDSAPVSRASSGCHPEVENFHEIIQQLEGRLVRQDHQIRELTAKMETQSMYVNELKRTIRTLEDKVAEIEAQQCNGIYIWKIGNFGMHLKSQEEEKPVVIHSPGFYTGKPGYKLCMRLHLQLPNAQRCANYISLFVHTMQGEYDSHLPWPFQGTIRLTILDQSEAPIRQNHEEIMDAKPELLAFQRPTIPRNPKGFGYVTFMHLEALRQRTFIKDDTLLVRCEVSTRFDMGSLRREGFQPRSTDAGV is encoded by the exons ATGAGTCTGCTAAACTGTGAAAACAGCTGTGGATCCAGCCAGTCTGAAGGTGACTGCTGTGCAGCCATGGCCAGCTCCTGTAGCACTGCAGCAAAAGACGACAGTGTGAGTGGAACTGCCAGCACAGGGAACCTCTCCAGCTCTTTTGTAGAAGAGATCCAGGGGTATGATGTGGAGTTTGACCCACCCCTGGAAAGCAAGTATGAATGCCCCATCTGCTTGATGGCGTTACGGGAAGCAGTGCAAACACCCTGTGGCCACAGGTTCTGCAAAGCCTGTATCATCAAATCAATAAG GGATGCAGGTCACAAATGTCCAGTTGACAATGAAATACTGCTGGAAAATCAACTATTTCCTGACAACTTTGCAAAACGAGAGATTCTTTCTCTGATGGTGAAGTGTCCAAATGAAGGTTGTTTGCACAAGATGGAGCTGAGGCATCTTGAG gaTCACCAAGCACATTGTGAGTTTGCTCTCATGAATTGTCTCCAATGTCAGCATCTCTTCCAAAAATGCCAACTTAATATTCACATTCTCAAGGAGTGCCCAAGGAGACAGGTTTCTTGTATAAACTGTGCTGCATTGATGGCATTTGAAGAAAAAGAG ATCCATGATCAGACCTGTCCTTTGGcaaatgtcatctgtgaatactGTGATACCATGCTCATCAGAGAACAG aTGCCTAATCATTATGATCTAGACTGTCCTACCGCCCCAATTCCATGCACATTCAGTACTTTTGGTTGCCATGAAAAG ATGCAGAGGAATCACTTGGCACGCCATCTACAAGAGAATACTCAGTCACACATGAGAATGTTGGCCCAGGCTGTGCAGAGCTTAAGCCTTGCTTTAGCTCCCATGCCTCCCATACGTGATATGTTTCCATATGATTCTGCCCCTGTGTCCCGGGCTTCCTCTGGATGTCACCCAGAGGTCGAGAATTTCCATGAAATCATTCAACAGTTAGAGGGTCGCCTTGTAAGACAAGACCATCAAATCCGAGAGCTGACTGCTAAAATGGAAACACAGAGCATGTATGTAAATGAGCTCAAACGAACTATTCGAACACTTGAAGACAAAGTTGCCGAAATAGAAGCACAGCAGTGCAATGGGATTTACATCTGGAAGATTGGTAACTTTGGGATGCACTTGAAATCTCAAGAAGAGGAGAAACCTGTTGTCATTCATAGCCCTGGATTCTACACAGGCAAACCCGGGTACAAACTGTGCATGCGCCTGCACCTTCAGCTTCCAAATGCCCAGCGCTGTGCAAACTACATATCCCTCTTTGTCCACACAATGCAAGGGGAGTATGACAGCCACCTCCCTTGGCCCTTCCAGGGTACAATACGCCTTACAATTCTTGATCAGTCTGAAGCACCTATAAGGCAAAACCATGAAGAGATAATGGATGCCAAACCAGAGCTGCTTGCCTTCCAGAGACCCACAATCCCACGGAACCCAAAAGGTTTTGGCTATGTGACTTTTATGCACCTAGAAGCCCTAAGACAAAGAACCTTCATTAAGGATGATACTTTGTTAGTACGCTGTGAGGTCTCCACCCGCTTCGACATGGGTAGTCTTCGGAGGGAGGGTTTCCAGCCACGGAGTACTGATGCAGGGGTATAG